The nucleotide window CCTTCCCCTATAGTCGTTTGCCATAATACATCCCAACTTTTGAGAGCAATTTCTCTAATAGTCTCCAACTGTAAAGGATGCCTTTCAATAAGCTCTCTTGTTTTTGCTGACCACTCATGCTGTGGAATATTATCATAAGGTGACATAGGTCAAAATCTAACTCCTCTATAATAAACTGTTTACACAA belongs to Gloeothece citriformis PCC 7424 and includes:
- a CDS encoding ScaI family restriction endonuclease, which gives rise to MSPYDNIPQHEWSAKTRELIERHPLQLETIREIALKSWDVLWQTTIGEGQTDPNNEN